Below is a window of Pseudarthrobacter equi DNA.
CCTTGATCGCAAGCTTGGACGCAGTAACTCGCGTGTCCTGATAATCGGGGGCCCAGATTCTGCAAAGCACCTAGTTCGTTCCCTTACTAGCGCACCTGCAGCGGGTTATCACCCCGTAGCGGCTCACCTGCCCGGGGCACAACAGCTCGACTTTGCTCATGAAGATTTCCCAGTTCCAGTAACGGGTGTGAGTTCAGACATCGAGGCACTCCTGAGCGCCATCGAGGCACACCAGGTGGATGCTGTTGCGGTGTCCGCCGGAGCACTTCTGACGCCATCGGACCTGAGAACGTTGGGCTGGGAGCTAGCGGCCCGCGAAATCGGCATGATTCTTGCACCCGCTCTTACTGACGTGGCCGGACCCAGAATCCACACCCAGCCTGTGGCAGGGCTGCCTCTTATTCATGTTTCGACACCGAAGCTAACTGGTGGCAAGAAGGTCGCAAAGCGTTCATTTGACCTGTTCGGAGCCGGCATACTGCTGATCCTGCTGTCACCACTCTTTTTACTTCTAGCAGCCCTGGTCAAAACAACGAGTGCTGGGCCAGTTTTCTACGCACAGGAGCGCATTGGCCTGCGTGGAACGACTTTCAAGATGTTGAAGTTTCGGTCCATGAAGGTCGACGCCGACGCGCAACTCCAACAATTGCTGGCCGCGCAGGGTTCTGGGGACAAGCCTCTATTCAAAATAGAAAACGATCCACGTATCACGCCGGTAGGACAAATACTGCGGAAATACTCTCTAGACGAGCTCCCGCAACTACTAAACGTCTTCCTCGGCAGCATGAGCCTGGTTGGACCTCGTCCCCAGCGTGCGAGCGAGGTAGCCCTATACGACGATGCTGCTCATAGGAGACTCTATGTAAGCCCCGGCATGAGCGGCCTCTGGCAGGTGTCCGGTCGCTCCAACCTCACATGGGAAGAAAGCATTCGCCTTGATCTCTACTACGTAGAAAACTGGTCGCTTATGGGCGATGTGGTGATTCTGTTCAAGACTTTCCGGGCCGTTTTTGGAAGTACAGGAGCGTTTTGATGCAGGAGATGCCAAGTTCAAGTGCCTCGCGCTCAGGTGAACTCAGCTCAAACGACAGCCGAAGAGGCCGGCGCCGGCGACCTAGGCAGCCTCGACGGATTCTCCTAATTTTCGCCGGTGTGTTCCTGCTTCTCGTTGTGCTCAGTGCAGCTTGGCTAGGAATTAGGGCCGCCACACTGCATTCTGAGATGCAGCATGTTGCAAGACTTGTACCTGAGCTGAAGACAGCGATTCAAGATAACAACCGATCCACTGCGCTGACCAAGGTGGATGAGCTCTCTGTCAGGGCTCAGTCATCGCGTCAACTTGTTAGCGACCCAGTCTGGAGCATGGCGACCATTTTGCCCTGGATTGGACCCAATTTCCAAGCAGCAAGAGAAATGGCAATTTCCGCCGACGACGTTGTTCAACTCGGAGTGGCACCGCTCGCGCAATCCTACGAGGCGCTTGATTGGCAGAACCTCATTACCGAGCAGGGCATAAACCTGCAGCCTCTAAAGGCAGCGTCGCCCGGACTAACGTCGGCCTCCCATGCCCTGCGCGCGTCCTCCGCCCGCTTGAGGGGAATAGACGCTGGTGCTTTAATCCCCGCGTTGAAAACCCCTCTCATCGAGGTTCGAAGAGAACTTGATACTGCCGGCGCTGGTTTGGAGGCCGCTTCGGACGCCGCTCGAATGACGCCCGAAATGATGGGTAGCGCCGGTGCACGGCATTACCTCTTGCTAGTCGAGAATAATGCCGAAGTTCGTGCGACTGGAGGAATACCCGGAGCGCTGGCCATCCTCAGCTTCGATAACGGCAGAATGTCACTTGCAGGGCAATCTAGCGCCGGAGCGCTGGGCACTTTCTCCCCTGTCGTTCCCGTAAATTCTGATCAAACGGAGATCTACTCGGCCCGTCTTGGTAAATTCATGCAAGACGTAAATTTAACTCCGGACTTCCCCACTGCTGCCAGAACCGCATCGTCGATGTGGGAAAGCAGAACCGGTCAACGGGTTGACGGTGTCATTTCTCTCGATCCGGTAGCTTTGGGCTATCTCCTTGACGGGACGGGTCCAGTCGACTCCATGAACCCCGAGATTGCGAAGATCGCACAGGGAAAACTGCCACAGAAGCTGAACGGACAAAACGTTGTTAAGACTTTGCTATCCGACGTTTACTCTGCGATCGAAGAACCCGAGATGCAGGACGCATACTTTGCGTTTGTTGCAAAAGAAATTTTT
It encodes the following:
- a CDS encoding sugar transferase codes for the protein MNTTAKGWRPKYARRLLLIDAAVTLWAVVGAYIVRFGYTDAPVVDASDITYQTFAIGLAVIWWLMLGFWGSRNSRVLGAGSEEYKRVLAASVWLFGIVAVVSYALRIDTARGFVGLAFPAGVLGLLVARWLVRQHLSLDRKLGRSNSRVLIIGGPDSAKHLVRSLTSAPAAGYHPVAAHLPGAQQLDFAHEDFPVPVTGVSSDIEALLSAIEAHQVDAVAVSAGALLTPSDLRTLGWELAAREIGMILAPALTDVAGPRIHTQPVAGLPLIHVSTPKLTGGKKVAKRSFDLFGAGILLILLSPLFLLLAALVKTTSAGPVFYAQERIGLRGTTFKMLKFRSMKVDADAQLQQLLAAQGSGDKPLFKIENDPRITPVGQILRKYSLDELPQLLNVFLGSMSLVGPRPQRASEVALYDDAAHRRLYVSPGMSGLWQVSGRSNLTWEESIRLDLYYVENWSLMGDVVILFKTFRAVFGSTGAF
- a CDS encoding DUF4012 domain-containing protein gives rise to the protein MQHVARLVPELKTAIQDNNRSTALTKVDELSVRAQSSRQLVSDPVWSMATILPWIGPNFQAAREMAISADDVVQLGVAPLAQSYEALDWQNLITEQGINLQPLKAASPGLTSASHALRASSARLRGIDAGALIPALKTPLIEVRRELDTAGAGLEAASDAARMTPEMMGSAGARHYLLLVENNAEVRATGGIPGALAILSFDNGRMSLAGQSSAGALGTFSPVVPVNSDQTEIYSARLGKFMQDVNLTPDFPTAARTASSMWESRTGQRVDGVISLDPVALGYLLDGTGPVDSMNPEIAKIAQGKLPQKLNGQNVVKTLLSDVYSAIEEPEMQDAYFAFVAKEIFGALSKGQGNASGLIEGVTSSVQEGRLRLWSQAETEQSIIGKYALSGSISGVTVAPAEFGVYFNDGTGAKMDYYVKRTVQLVRACSKDGYEETTVRVISTNTAPNDAARSLPAYVTGDGNFGVPPGSVQTNIVAYGPAQSTVETAVIDGQKAPFSPHIHDGRPVGVVAVRLAPGESQTVEFKFGKIVQHAEPNLVVTPTVQPVKDVILPTANAACG